The Vibrio tarriae genome includes a window with the following:
- a CDS encoding lipid A deacylase LpxR family protein has product MKSIRYLPLLFISTYAAAAQTSTFSLSIDNDGVFGVDQNYTNGLFLSYTSGAITPYWLVKPLSLSIWGAPSLDKWEFTLGHKMWTPSDIELTKPQPNERPYAGYLHTEFNYLSLHPQQAQRFNLTLGMTGESALSEEAQKLVHSITKSDEPNGWAYQVEDQLVGSLGYRSHFNWGRYQALAGTELELANISEVNIGNFRSDLSSGLMLRWGTDLENNFGAAQISVENPFTPGMIGASNQGWFVFTGIEGRYRFNDVTIEGDRPLNGLDQPAEYYQVHVEPWQATAVVGFAMYARSFGASLTFTANTPEFKEDKESISGTGNVALYAFF; this is encoded by the coding sequence ATGAAATCGATTCGCTATTTACCTTTACTGTTCATCAGCACTTACGCAGCTGCGGCGCAGACTTCAACCTTCTCCCTGAGCATCGATAACGACGGTGTATTCGGGGTAGATCAAAACTACACCAATGGCCTTTTCCTAAGCTATACCTCTGGAGCCATTACTCCTTATTGGCTTGTAAAACCGCTCAGTTTATCCATTTGGGGCGCTCCCAGTTTGGACAAATGGGAATTCACCCTCGGGCATAAGATGTGGACGCCTTCTGATATTGAATTGACCAAACCACAGCCGAATGAACGCCCTTATGCAGGTTATTTACACACTGAATTCAATTACCTCAGCCTACATCCACAACAAGCACAACGCTTCAATCTCACCTTAGGGATGACAGGGGAAAGCGCCTTGTCAGAAGAAGCACAAAAATTGGTGCACAGCATTACGAAATCCGATGAGCCCAACGGCTGGGCATACCAAGTGGAAGATCAATTGGTTGGTAGCCTAGGTTATCGCTCCCATTTTAACTGGGGTCGCTACCAAGCTTTAGCCGGTACAGAGTTAGAGCTGGCCAATATCTCTGAAGTCAATATCGGCAACTTTCGCAGTGATCTTTCCTCTGGACTCATGTTGCGCTGGGGAACCGATTTAGAAAACAACTTTGGCGCAGCACAAATTTCGGTTGAGAATCCGTTTACTCCCGGCATGATTGGCGCCTCCAACCAAGGCTGGTTTGTGTTCACCGGTATCGAAGGTCGCTATCGATTTAACGATGTGACGATTGAAGGTGACCGACCACTGAATGGCTTAGATCAACCAGCCGAGTATTACCAAGTGCATGTTGAGCCGTGGCAAGCCACTGCTGTGGTCGGTTTTGCTATGTATGCTCGTAGTTTTGGGGCAAGTTTAACCTTTACCGCTAACACTCCTGAGTTTAAAGAAGATAAAGAGTCGATTAGCGGTACGGGTAACGTGGCTTTGTACGCCTTCTTCTAG
- the pflB gene encoding formate C-acetyltransferase yields the protein MAEQFAKAWEGFAAGDWQNEVNVRDFIQKNYTPYEGDESFLVSEGTEATNKLWAKVMEGIRQENSTHAPVDFDTSLISTITAHDAGYINKDLEKIVGLQTDAPLKRAIIPNGGIRMVEGSCKAYGRELDPQVSKIYSEYRKTHNAGVFDIYTPEILACRKSGVLTGLPDAYGRGRIIGDYRRVALYGIDFLMKDKLAQFKSLQEKFENGEDLHMTMQLREEIAEQHRALAQMKEMAAKYGYDISRPAETAQEAIQWTYFGYLAAVKSQNGAAMSLGRTSTFLDVYIERDMKAGKITEEEAQEMIDHFVMKLRMVRFLRTPEYDELFSGDPIWATESMGGMGLDGRTLVTRTNFRFLNSLYTMGPSPEPNITVLWSEQLPEGFKKFCAKVSIDTSSIQYENDDLMRPDFNNDDYAIACCVSPMVIGKHMQFFGARANLAKTLLYVINGGVDEKLKIQVGPKMPKITDEVLDFDDVWGKLDHFMGWLATQYVTALNAIHYMHDKYSYEAALMALHDRDVRRTMACGIAGLSVAADSLSAIKYAKVKPVRDEDGVAVDFVIEGDYPKFGNNDSRVDDIACELVERFMNKIRSLKTYRDAVPTQSILTITSNVVYGKKTGNTPDGRRAGAPFAPGANPMHGRDEKGAVASLTSVGKLPFAHAKDGISYTFSIVPNALGKDEGSQRANLAGLMDGYFHHEAGIEGGQHLNVNVLNRDTLLDAVKHPEKYPQLTIRVSGYAVRFNSLTAEQQQDVIARTFTESL from the coding sequence ATGGCAGAGCAATTTGCTAAAGCTTGGGAAGGTTTTGCGGCAGGTGACTGGCAAAACGAAGTTAACGTTCGTGATTTTATTCAAAAGAACTACACACCGTACGAAGGCGACGAATCTTTCCTAGTCTCAGAAGGTACTGAAGCGACCAACAAGCTTTGGGCTAAAGTAATGGAAGGCATCAGACAGGAAAACTCAACTCACGCTCCTGTTGACTTCGACACTTCTCTTATCTCTACCATCACAGCTCACGACGCTGGCTACATCAACAAAGACCTAGAAAAAATCGTTGGTCTACAAACTGATGCTCCTCTGAAACGTGCAATCATCCCTAACGGTGGTATCCGTATGGTGGAAGGTTCATGCAAAGCATACGGTCGTGAACTGGATCCACAAGTTTCAAAAATCTACTCTGAATACCGCAAAACTCACAACGCAGGTGTATTCGACATCTACACTCCAGAAATTCTGGCTTGTCGTAAATCTGGCGTTCTGACTGGTCTTCCAGATGCTTACGGCCGTGGTCGTATCATCGGTGACTACCGTCGTGTGGCTCTGTACGGTATCGACTTCCTGATGAAAGACAAACTGGCTCAGTTCAAGTCTCTGCAGGAAAAATTTGAAAACGGCGAAGATCTGCATATGACCATGCAATTGCGTGAAGAAATTGCAGAACAACACCGTGCATTAGCTCAAATGAAAGAGATGGCTGCGAAATACGGTTACGATATTTCTCGCCCAGCTGAAACGGCACAAGAAGCAATCCAATGGACTTACTTCGGCTACCTAGCGGCAGTGAAATCTCAAAACGGTGCTGCAATGTCTCTTGGCCGCACCTCTACTTTCTTGGACGTGTACATTGAGCGCGACATGAAAGCAGGTAAGATCACTGAAGAAGAAGCGCAAGAAATGATCGACCACTTCGTCATGAAGCTGCGTATGGTTCGTTTCCTACGTACTCCTGAGTACGATGAGCTGTTCTCTGGTGACCCAATTTGGGCAACCGAATCTATGGGTGGTATGGGTCTGGACGGTCGTACGCTGGTAACACGTACTAACTTCCGCTTCCTGAACTCACTGTACACCATGGGTCCATCTCCAGAGCCAAACATCACTGTCCTGTGGTCAGAGCAACTGCCTGAAGGCTTCAAGAAGTTCTGTGCGAAAGTGTCTATCGATACCTCGTCTATCCAGTACGAAAACGATGACTTGATGCGTCCTGACTTCAACAATGATGACTACGCTATCGCATGTTGTGTATCACCAATGGTTATTGGTAAACACATGCAGTTCTTCGGTGCTCGTGCCAACCTTGCTAAAACGCTGCTGTATGTAATCAACGGTGGTGTGGATGAGAAACTGAAAATCCAAGTGGGTCCAAAAATGCCTAAGATCACCGACGAAGTGCTCGACTTCGACGATGTATGGGGCAAGCTGGATCACTTCATGGGTTGGCTGGCAACACAATACGTCACTGCACTGAATGCCATCCACTACATGCATGACAAGTACAGCTACGAAGCGGCTCTAATGGCGCTGCATGACCGTGATGTACGTCGTACTATGGCGTGTGGTATCGCAGGTCTGTCTGTAGCGGCTGACTCACTGTCTGCAATCAAGTATGCAAAAGTGAAGCCTGTTCGTGACGAAGATGGTGTAGCAGTCGATTTCGTTATCGAAGGCGACTACCCTAAATTCGGTAACAACGATTCACGCGTTGATGACATCGCCTGTGAACTGGTTGAGCGTTTCATGAACAAGATCCGTTCACTGAAAACTTACCGTGACGCAGTACCAACTCAGTCTATCCTAACTATCACGTCAAACGTGGTATACGGCAAAAAGACAGGTAACACGCCAGATGGCCGTCGTGCAGGTGCTCCATTCGCACCAGGTGCAAACCCAATGCACGGTCGTGACGAGAAAGGTGCGGTTGCGTCTCTGACTTCAGTCGGTAAACTGCCATTTGCTCACGCGAAAGATGGTATCTCTTATACCTTCTCTATCGTGCCAAATGCACTGGGTAAAGACGAAGGTTCACAACGTGCAAACCTAGCTGGCCTGATGGATGGTTACTTCCACCACGAAGCAGGCATCGAGGGTGGTCAACATCTGAACGTTAACGTTCTGAACCGTGACACTCTACTTGATGCAGTAAAACACCCTGAGAAGTACCCACAACTGACTATCCGTGTATCTGGATACGCAGTGCGCTTTAACTCTCTGACTGCTGAACAGCAACAAGACGTTATCGCTCGTACTTTCACTGAATCTCTATAA
- a CDS encoding DUF3360 family protein, with the protein MSDVMNKERSDIETKSYRELHRPASEFATRSEYLDHELQIMKPRRFGLNLPGRDFRFELEDLVPALAGTIGIISMYSAVMMSWADGLTQAWDHINLGKEFAIEVARVEMLFPALFFCVIASGFLNPRANLAGNHGPMIPLIGSIALAGAHPLALAILLGVFGLLLSYFKGGSKLVNLTSEGTAGGLLIFLGFTGTMSQITSIQEWAVGLQSADVAAGSMGYIGLVVLGVNIVIYALLAKFNLRWLAIPVCAFTGLVIALALGAGFDLKFETQMGLPNLNPVYWWGSTEQGWMLGMPTLQHFIASLPFAILAVAMWSPDFLGHRIFQELNYPKRTEKVLMDVDDTMTMCSIRQMVGTALGGGNITSSWGTYMIPAAIAKRPIPGGAIILGCLVMTIAILGFPMDAAVWPPVMRCALLVGVFLPLLEAGMQMIKNTKDSQAAGICIFGSAVVNPVLAWALTMLLDNNGLIGDKERAAKLSFIDKVVIPGGVLIICLIAMLAVGMLESQYGLQAWL; encoded by the coding sequence ATGTCAGACGTTATGAACAAAGAGCGCTCAGACATTGAGACGAAAAGCTACCGGGAGCTTCACCGTCCTGCTTCTGAGTTTGCAACTCGCTCAGAATATCTGGATCATGAACTGCAAATCATGAAGCCACGCCGTTTTGGTCTCAATTTACCTGGGCGAGATTTCCGCTTTGAGCTGGAAGACTTAGTTCCTGCACTAGCGGGCACCATCGGCATTATCTCTATGTACTCCGCAGTAATGATGTCTTGGGCTGACGGCCTGACTCAAGCGTGGGACCATATTAACTTGGGCAAAGAATTTGCTATCGAAGTCGCTCGCGTAGAAATGCTTTTCCCAGCTCTTTTCTTCTGTGTGATTGCTTCAGGTTTCTTAAACCCTCGTGCTAACCTTGCTGGCAACCACGGTCCGATGATTCCTCTGATTGGCTCTATCGCTCTGGCCGGCGCACACCCTCTTGCACTTGCTATCCTCCTTGGCGTTTTCGGTCTTTTGCTCAGCTACTTCAAAGGTGGCTCCAAACTGGTGAACCTCACCTCTGAGGGCACAGCCGGCGGTTTGCTGATCTTCCTCGGGTTTACCGGTACGATGAGCCAAATTACATCGATACAAGAATGGGCGGTTGGCTTGCAATCTGCCGACGTTGCGGCAGGCAGCATGGGCTACATTGGTCTTGTCGTGCTCGGCGTGAACATCGTAATTTATGCTCTGCTCGCTAAGTTTAACTTGCGCTGGTTGGCGATTCCGGTGTGTGCCTTTACTGGCCTTGTGATTGCGCTTGCCTTGGGTGCGGGCTTTGACCTGAAATTTGAAACCCAAATGGGCTTGCCAAACCTGAACCCTGTTTACTGGTGGGGCAGCACTGAGCAAGGTTGGATGTTGGGTATGCCAACACTACAACACTTCATCGCTTCATTGCCATTTGCGATTTTGGCGGTTGCCATGTGGTCACCCGATTTCCTAGGTCACCGTATCTTCCAAGAGCTGAACTATCCAAAACGTACTGAAAAAGTACTGATGGATGTGGATGACACCATGACTATGTGTTCTATCCGTCAAATGGTGGGTACAGCGCTGGGTGGCGGTAACATCACCTCTTCTTGGGGTACATACATGATCCCAGCGGCGATTGCGAAACGTCCAATTCCAGGTGGTGCCATTATCCTTGGCTGTTTGGTGATGACGATTGCAATTCTTGGTTTCCCAATGGATGCAGCCGTATGGCCACCAGTTATGCGCTGTGCTCTGTTAGTCGGTGTATTCCTACCTCTGCTGGAAGCGGGTATGCAAATGATCAAAAACACCAAAGATTCACAAGCAGCAGGTATCTGTATTTTCGGTTCAGCGGTAGTAAACCCTGTACTGGCTTGGGCTTTGACTATGCTTCTGGACAACAACGGTCTGATTGGTGACAAAGAGCGCGCAGCAAAATTGTCCTTCATCGATAAAGTTGTGATCCCCGGCGGTGTGCTAATCATCTGTTTGATTGCTATGCTTGCTGTTGGCATGTTGGAAAGCCAATACGGTCTGCAAGCTTGGTTGTAA
- a CDS encoding ABC transporter ATP-binding protein: MTDVPALEIKNLHKTFGQNEVLKGISLQAQKGDVISIIGSSGSGKSTFLRCINLLETPTAGEIWVKGELIQMKTTRQGIVQPAKEKQVQRIRSRLAMVFQSFNLWSHMTVLENVIEAPIYVLGVPKAQAIEQAERLLRKVGLYERKDYYPGHLSGGQQQRAAIARALAVEPEVMLFDEPTSALDPELVGEVLGVMRDLAEEGRTMLVVTHEMAFARDVSNHVMFLHQGKVEEQGKPEKLFKNPESERLKQFISSIY; the protein is encoded by the coding sequence ATGACGGATGTACCCGCGCTTGAAATTAAGAATTTACACAAAACTTTTGGTCAGAATGAAGTGCTAAAAGGTATCTCCCTTCAAGCACAGAAAGGAGATGTTATTTCCATCATTGGCTCGTCAGGTTCTGGCAAAAGTACCTTTCTTCGTTGTATCAATTTATTAGAAACTCCCACTGCAGGTGAAATTTGGGTCAAAGGCGAACTTATCCAGATGAAAACTACGCGTCAAGGCATAGTGCAGCCAGCCAAAGAGAAACAAGTGCAGCGCATCCGTTCGCGTTTAGCCATGGTGTTTCAGAGTTTCAATCTTTGGTCGCATATGACAGTGCTCGAAAACGTCATTGAGGCTCCAATTTATGTGCTTGGTGTACCCAAAGCACAGGCCATTGAGCAAGCCGAGCGTTTACTGCGCAAAGTCGGTTTATACGAACGTAAAGATTATTACCCCGGACACCTTTCTGGTGGTCAACAACAGCGTGCGGCGATTGCACGGGCTCTTGCCGTGGAGCCCGAAGTTATGCTGTTTGATGAACCGACTTCTGCACTCGATCCTGAACTCGTAGGAGAAGTGTTGGGAGTCATGCGTGACTTGGCAGAAGAGGGACGCACCATGCTGGTCGTGACTCATGAGATGGCGTTTGCTCGTGATGTTTCAAATCATGTGATGTTCTTGCATCAAGGCAAAGTTGAAGAGCAGGGTAAACCAGAAAAACTGTTTAAAAATCCTGAATCTGAACGGTTAAAGCAGTTTATTTCGTCTATCTATTAA
- a CDS encoding ABC transporter substrate-binding protein, producing MKKWLVATALIATTISGVTQAKEWKTVRFGIEGAYPPFSWTEADGSLKGFDVDMANALCAEMKVECKIVPQDWDGIIPSLLARKYDAIIAAMSITEERKMKVDFTGKYALIPNKFIAKKGADLAFTKEGLKGVKIGVQRATTHDKYITDNYGDTVDIVRYGSFDEAYLDLANGRIAAVLGDASALEEGMLNKPGGDAYEFVGPSLTDPKWFGEGMGIAVRKQDKELTEKLDAAITALREKGIYQQIQAKYFKYDVYGE from the coding sequence ATGAAAAAGTGGTTAGTTGCGACAGCATTAATTGCGACAACAATCAGTGGCGTAACGCAAGCCAAAGAATGGAAAACGGTGCGTTTTGGTATTGAAGGCGCTTATCCTCCGTTTAGCTGGACAGAAGCCGATGGCTCTTTGAAAGGCTTTGACGTGGATATGGCGAATGCATTGTGTGCTGAGATGAAAGTGGAATGCAAAATTGTGCCACAGGATTGGGATGGCATCATTCCTTCACTGTTAGCGCGTAAGTACGATGCTATTATTGCGGCGATGTCGATTACCGAAGAGCGCAAGATGAAAGTCGATTTCACTGGCAAGTATGCCCTGATCCCGAACAAATTTATTGCTAAGAAAGGCGCGGATTTAGCCTTTACCAAAGAAGGTTTGAAGGGCGTGAAAATTGGTGTGCAACGTGCGACCACTCACGATAAATACATCACTGACAATTATGGTGACACCGTCGATATCGTACGTTATGGCTCGTTTGATGAAGCGTATTTAGACCTTGCCAATGGCCGGATCGCCGCAGTATTAGGGGATGCCTCCGCATTAGAAGAGGGCATGCTCAACAAACCCGGTGGTGATGCTTATGAATTTGTTGGCCCTTCACTGACAGACCCAAAATGGTTTGGCGAAGGTATGGGCATAGCTGTGCGCAAGCAAGATAAAGAGTTAACCGAAAAACTCGATGCGGCGATTACGGCACTGCGTGAAAAAGGGATTTATCAACAAATACAAGCTAAATACTTCAAGTATGACGTTTACGGTGAATAA
- a CDS encoding ABC transporter permease: protein MLDLQGYEASILKGALLTIEVAVLSLLLAMLLGMLGALAKMAPYRWARAIATLYTTIIRGIPDLVLMMLIFFGGQILLNNGLSWFNEFINQWLTGRDPNHEWVAYLPDYVDISPFVAGVLTIGFIFGAYMAETFRGAILAVDKGELEAAKAYGMSAAMSFRRILLPQMIRHAIPGFGNNWLVLLKTTALVSIIGLEDMVRISSLAAGSTKMPFTFYMAVAIIFLFFTSVSTGLLKLLERKFSIHTR from the coding sequence ATGCTGGATTTACAAGGCTATGAAGCCTCTATTTTGAAAGGCGCGCTGCTGACTATTGAAGTTGCCGTGCTGTCACTTTTGCTAGCGATGCTGCTAGGTATGTTAGGCGCACTCGCAAAAATGGCTCCCTACCGCTGGGCTCGAGCCATTGCGACACTCTATACCACTATCATTCGCGGTATTCCGGATTTAGTACTCATGATGCTGATTTTCTTTGGTGGGCAGATTTTACTCAACAATGGTCTCAGTTGGTTTAATGAGTTCATCAACCAATGGCTGACAGGTCGAGACCCGAATCATGAATGGGTCGCCTATCTGCCAGACTATGTAGATATCAGCCCTTTTGTCGCGGGCGTGTTAACCATCGGCTTCATTTTTGGGGCTTATATGGCGGAAACGTTTCGTGGCGCGATCCTTGCCGTGGATAAAGGCGAACTTGAAGCGGCGAAAGCTTACGGCATGAGCGCAGCCATGAGCTTTCGGCGAATTTTATTACCGCAGATGATTCGCCATGCTATTCCTGGCTTTGGCAATAACTGGCTGGTGCTGCTGAAAACGACCGCTCTTGTCTCGATCATCGGCCTTGAAGATATGGTACGCATCAGTTCGCTGGCGGCTGGCTCGACCAAGATGCCGTTTACCTTTTACATGGCGGTGGCCATCATCTTTCTATTTTTTACCAGTGTATCGACCGGTTTGCTCAAGCTGCTAGAACGTAAATTCAGTATCCATACGAGGTAA
- a CDS encoding ABC transporter permease — protein MDFSLIIDSLPIYLSGLWTTVWLVSLSLVIGLLCAIPLAIARNSKQKWFSFPAWGYIYFLRGTPLLVQLYLIYYGMDQWFPVKDTLWEHAWFCALVAFILNTSAYTAEIIRGAINGLPKGEVEAAKAYGMSRFQTYQKIILPSALRRSLPAYSNEVIFMLHGSAVAGIVTIMDLTGAARLVNSRYYAPFEAFLSAGLFYMALTFIILWCFKQAEQRFLAYLKPRS, from the coding sequence ATGGATTTTTCTCTGATTATTGACAGTTTGCCTATTTACCTAAGTGGACTTTGGACCACTGTCTGGCTCGTGAGCCTTTCACTCGTAATCGGCTTGCTGTGCGCCATTCCGCTGGCGATTGCCCGAAATAGCAAGCAAAAATGGTTCAGCTTTCCGGCATGGGGATACATCTATTTTCTGCGTGGAACGCCACTCTTAGTGCAGCTTTATCTGATTTATTACGGTATGGATCAGTGGTTTCCGGTCAAAGATACCTTATGGGAGCATGCTTGGTTTTGTGCTTTGGTGGCCTTTATCTTAAATACCTCGGCCTATACGGCGGAAATTATCCGTGGGGCGATCAACGGGCTTCCGAAAGGTGAAGTAGAAGCTGCCAAAGCTTATGGTATGAGCCGTTTTCAAACTTACCAAAAAATTATTTTACCTAGTGCGCTGCGTCGATCCTTACCTGCTTACAGTAATGAAGTGATTTTTATGTTGCATGGCAGTGCCGTGGCAGGGATCGTCACCATCATGGATTTGACTGGCGCGGCACGATTAGTCAATTCTCGATACTATGCGCCATTTGAAGCTTTTTTGAGTGCAGGGCTGTTTTATATGGCGCTGACTTTCATCATTTTGTGGTGTTTTAAACAGGCGGAACAACGCTTTCTTGCCTACCTAAAACCTCGCAGCTAA
- the xthA gene encoding exodeoxyribonuclease III: MKVISFNINGLRARLHQLQALIDKHQPDVIGLQEIKVHDEAFPRQEVEAMGYQVYFHGQKAHYGVAILCKQTPVEVIKGFPTDNEEHQKRMIMATFADQNGQKTTILNGYFPQGDNVEHETKFPYKRQFYRDLMTYLREHRSNSERLVVMGDINISPLDLDIGIGEANRKRWLQTGKCSFQPEEREWLQTLLDWGLVDTFRQLHPGVSDQFSWFDYRSRGFEDNRGLRIDVILATPTLAETCQEAGIDYELRAIDKPSDHAPIWATFK, from the coding sequence ATGAAAGTTATCAGCTTCAACATAAATGGACTCAGAGCCAGATTGCATCAACTGCAAGCGTTGATCGACAAGCATCAACCTGATGTGATTGGCCTACAAGAGATCAAAGTCCATGATGAGGCGTTTCCTCGTCAAGAAGTCGAGGCCATGGGCTATCAAGTCTATTTTCACGGTCAAAAAGCGCACTACGGTGTGGCCATTTTATGCAAACAAACGCCTGTCGAAGTGATCAAAGGCTTTCCAACCGACAATGAAGAACACCAAAAGCGCATGATCATGGCGACATTCGCTGATCAGAATGGGCAAAAGACCACCATTCTCAATGGCTATTTCCCACAAGGTGACAACGTCGAACACGAAACCAAGTTTCCTTACAAACGTCAGTTTTATCGTGATTTGATGACCTATCTGCGTGAACACCGCAGTAATTCAGAGCGTCTGGTCGTGATGGGTGACATCAATATCAGCCCACTCGATCTGGATATTGGTATCGGCGAAGCCAACCGCAAACGCTGGTTACAAACAGGCAAATGTTCATTTCAACCAGAAGAGCGTGAGTGGTTACAAACGCTTTTAGATTGGGGATTGGTCGATACTTTCCGCCAATTGCATCCTGGCGTCAGTGACCAATTTTCGTGGTTTGATTACCGCTCACGCGGCTTTGAAGACAACCGTGGGCTTCGAATCGATGTGATTTTGGCAACACCAACTCTGGCTGAAACCTGCCAAGAAGCTGGTATCGATTATGAGTTACGTGCGATCGATAAACCTTCCGATCATGCGCCTATCTGGGCAACATTCAAGTAA